In the genome of Vicia villosa cultivar HV-30 ecotype Madison, WI linkage group LG7, Vvil1.0, whole genome shotgun sequence, one region contains:
- the LOC131618467 gene encoding cytosolic sulfotransferase 14-like — translation MASKYPSHEEQSKDVLLEAISEEDSSFKELILSLPKEYIGVPNHYFYFFQGFWASPSQIKTIISFQNHFQAKDSDVIIASLPKTGTTWLKALSFAIVNRHCFSSLDNHPLLTSNPHELVPSLESNIYVDTFCNFPKFDLVNMIEPRLLGTHVPFPSLAKSIKDSKCKIIYICRNPFDTYVSYWNFVNKISLNSSCPAITIDDEFERYCKGICHAGPFWDHMLGYWNESIARPDKILFLKYEDLKEDINLHVKRIGEFLGCPFTKEEESNGVIENIINLCSFKNMKDLEANKVGEFGRKIEKKYLFRKAEIGDWINYLSPSMTEKLSKIIEEKLSASGLLFKVSS, via the coding sequence ATGGCATCAAAATATCCCTCACATGAAGAGCAATCAAAAGATGTGTTATTAGAAGCAATCAGTGAAGAAGATAGTAGCTTTAAGGAACTAATCCTCTCACTTCCTAAAGAATATATTGGGGTTCccaatcattatttttatttttttcaaggtTTTTGGGCATCACCATCTCAAATCAAAACCATAATCTcctttcaaaatcattttcaggCTAAAGATAGTGATGTTATTATTGCCTCTTTGCCAAAAACAGGTACAACATGGTTGAAAGCCCTTAGCTTCGCCATTGTTAATCGACATTGTTTCTCTTCTTTAGATAATCATCCATTACTCACATCTAATCCACATGAACTAGTACCTTCTCTAGAATCAAATATTTATGTTGATACCTTTTGCAATTTTCCTAAATTTGACCTAGTAAACATGATTGAACCTAGGCTATTAGGAACTCATGTTCCTTTCCCTTCATTAGCCAAGTCAATAAAGGATTCTAAATGTAAAATAATCTACATATGCAGGAATCCATTTGACACTTATGTATCATATTGGAATTTTGTGAACAAAATTTCGTTAAATAGTTCTTGCCCTGCCATAACTATAGATGATGAATTTGAAAGGTATTGTAAGGGAATATGTCATGCTGGTCCATTTTGGGACCATATGTTAGGTTATTGGAACGAGAGTATAGCCAGACCAGACAAGATTTTATTCTTGAAATATGAAGATCTTAAGGAAGATATCAATCTTCACGTTAAAAGAATTGGAGAGTTTTTGGGTTGTCCTTTTACAAAAGAGGAAGAAAGTAATGGTGTGATCGAAAATATTATCAATTTATGTAGCTTTAAAAATATGAAGGATTTGGAGGCAAATAAAGTTGGAGAATTTGGAAGGAAAATTGAGAAAAAATACTTGTTTCGAAAGGCTGAAATAGGAGATTGGATTAATTACCTCTCTCCATCAATGACAGAAAAACTATCCAAAATCATTGAAGAAAAGTTAAGTGCATCAGGTCTTTTATTTAAAGTTTCCTCGTAA